One stretch of Halobacillus litoralis DNA includes these proteins:
- a CDS encoding winged helix-turn-helix transcriptional regulator — MKELQSEYQCAINLVIDLIGGKWKVLLLWHLNEGDKRFNELRRTIPEITKKMLTQQLRELEEHGLVKRAVFEDVPPRVVYSTTEFGRKLQPVLYGMCQWGDDYAEQEGIQMNSCWTGRDFMQK, encoded by the coding sequence ATGAAAGAACTGCAATCAGAATACCAGTGCGCGATTAATTTAGTCATCGATTTAATTGGAGGAAAGTGGAAAGTTTTATTACTCTGGCATTTGAATGAAGGGGATAAGAGGTTCAATGAATTGAGGAGAACCATTCCTGAGATCACCAAAAAAATGTTAACACAACAATTGAGAGAGCTTGAGGAACATGGACTTGTAAAACGGGCAGTTTTTGAAGATGTTCCTCCCAGGGTTGTGTATTCTACGACTGAATTTGGCCGCAAGCTGCAACCGGTTCTTTATGGAATGTGTCAATGGGGGGATGATTATGCGGAACAAGAAGGGATTCAGATGAACAGCTGTTGGACAGGCCGGGATTTTATGCAAAAATAA
- a CDS encoding zinc-binding dehydrogenase gives MKALLLQDKNQWKEMKVEEVEKPHPRKGEVLIEVQAAGLNPVDYKTATNGNPNWTYPHILGLDAAGTIAEIGEGVTDWKKGDRVVYHGDLLSKGAYAEYAVTTAHTISRIPDEISFEEAAALPTAGYTAYQAIHRKLPLDQVETILIHAGAGGVGGFGIQLAKAAGKTVITTASAHNRDHVRQLGADFVIDYRNEDVHQRVKEITKGKGVDAVVDAVSRDNATASLDYLAFMGHLVYIAGAPDFTKVKPFTTVVSYHEIALAAAHRADVESQKDLSVIGDEMLEMMVDGKLSSLLEETISLKEVPRALERLSERHVKGKIVAKIKS, from the coding sequence GTGAAAGCACTTCTTTTACAAGATAAGAATCAATGGAAAGAGATGAAGGTGGAGGAAGTAGAAAAGCCTCACCCTCGAAAAGGGGAAGTTCTTATTGAGGTTCAAGCGGCTGGATTGAACCCTGTCGATTATAAAACCGCAACGAATGGGAACCCCAATTGGACGTATCCTCATATCCTCGGTCTGGATGCTGCGGGTACAATTGCCGAGATTGGAGAAGGTGTGACTGATTGGAAGAAGGGTGATCGAGTGGTCTACCATGGTGATTTGCTCAGTAAAGGGGCTTATGCGGAATATGCTGTAACAACAGCTCATACGATTTCGCGAATTCCAGATGAAATCAGTTTTGAAGAGGCGGCTGCATTACCGACAGCTGGTTACACGGCTTACCAGGCGATCCACCGTAAGCTTCCGTTGGATCAAGTGGAAACCATTTTGATTCACGCAGGAGCAGGAGGTGTCGGAGGTTTCGGTATACAACTTGCAAAAGCAGCAGGAAAGACGGTCATTACCACAGCTTCTGCCCATAATCGCGATCACGTCCGCCAGTTAGGCGCAGACTTCGTTATTGATTATCGTAATGAAGATGTTCACCAAAGAGTTAAAGAAATCACCAAAGGTAAAGGTGTCGATGCAGTCGTTGACGCAGTAAGTCGTGACAATGCTACCGCATCACTGGATTACCTTGCCTTTATGGGCCATTTGGTATACATCGCTGGTGCGCCTGATTTCACTAAAGTAAAACCCTTTACTACTGTTGTATCGTACCATGAAATTGCTCTTGCAGCGGCACATAGAGCGGATGTAGAGTCCCAAAAGGATCTTTCTGTCATTGGGGATGAGATGCTTGAGATGATGGTTGATGGTAAACTTTCTTCTCTACTGG